A stretch of the Rhinoderma darwinii isolate aRhiDar2 chromosome 3, aRhiDar2.hap1, whole genome shotgun sequence genome encodes the following:
- the C3H5orf24 gene encoding UPF0461 protein C5orf24 homolog isoform X3, translated as MFRRQDLPGMHVRESFTHPGFCDPFFLDEQNIKKMMRPVASNNVAFCGSGKSSCLGQDSMRSVEQFGLYATQPSKYSHTVSHKNISCQTQETINEAHLQTTSSRDLDSKSDLKKKKTLGRSGKRGRPSGTTKLAGYRTSTGRPLGTTKAAGFKTSPGRPLGTTKAAGYKVSPGRPPGKKQQAFMCTSDTMV; from the exons ATGTTTCGACGTCAGGACCTGCCTGGAATGCATGTACGTGAATCATTTACCCACCCCGGTTTTTGCGATCCATTTTTTCTGGATGAACAAAATATCAAG AAAATGATGCGACCTGTCGCTAGTAACAATGTGGCTTTTTGTGGAAGTGGAAAGTCTTCCTGCCTTGGTCAAGACAGCATGAGAAGTGTGGAGCAATTTGGCTTGTACGCCACTCAGCCAAGTAAATACAGCCATACTGTTAGCCACAAGAACATCTCCTGTCAGACACAGGAAACCATCAATGAGGCACATTTGCAGACCACAAGCAGCAGGGACCTGGACTCAAAAAGTGATTTAAAGAAAAAGAAGACCCTTGGCAGATCCGGCAAACGTGGGAGACCATCTGGCACCACCAAATTGGCAGGTTACAGAACCAGCACCGGCAGACCTCTGGGAACCACCAAAGCTGCTGGCTTTAAAACAAGTCCTGGCAGACCATTGGGCACAACCAAAGCCGCTGGATACAAAGTCAGCCCAGGGAGACCTCCAG GAAAAAAGCAGCAAGCCTTCATGTGTACCAGCGACACAATGGTCTGA
- the C3H5orf24 gene encoding UPF0461 protein C5orf24 homolog isoform X1: MFRRQDLPGMHVRESFTHPGFCDPFFLDEQNIKKMMRPVASNNVAFCGSGKSSCLGQDSMRSVEQFGLYATQPSKYSHTVSHKNISCQTQETINEAHLQTTSSRDLDSKSDLKKKKTLGRSGKRGRPSGTTKLAGYRTSTGRPLGTTKAAGFKTSPGRPLGTTKAAGYKVSPGRPPGSIKALSRLANLGYTSNNAAFPYPTALSRELHSVVDTNVKHPVE, translated from the exons ATGTTTCGACGTCAGGACCTGCCTGGAATGCATGTACGTGAATCATTTACCCACCCCGGTTTTTGCGATCCATTTTTTCTGGATGAACAAAATATCAAG AAAATGATGCGACCTGTCGCTAGTAACAATGTGGCTTTTTGTGGAAGTGGAAAGTCTTCCTGCCTTGGTCAAGACAGCATGAGAAGTGTGGAGCAATTTGGCTTGTACGCCACTCAGCCAAGTAAATACAGCCATACTGTTAGCCACAAGAACATCTCCTGTCAGACACAGGAAACCATCAATGAGGCACATTTGCAGACCACAAGCAGCAGGGACCTGGACTCAAAAAGTGATTTAAAGAAAAAGAAGACCCTTGGCAGATCCGGCAAACGTGGGAGACCATCTGGCACCACCAAATTGGCAGGTTACAGAACCAGCACCGGCAGACCTCTGGGAACCACCAAAGCTGCTGGCTTTAAAACAAGTCCTGGCAGACCATTGGGCACAACCAAAGCCGCTGGATACAAAGTCAGCCCAGGGAGACCTCCAGGTAGCATAAAAGCTCTATCACGGCTTGCAAATCTAGGTTACACAAGCAACAATGCAGCTTTTCCTTACCCCACAGCACTTAGCAGGGAACTCCATTCTGTTGTGGATACAAACGTCAAACATCCTGTTGAGTAG
- the C3H5orf24 gene encoding UPF0461 protein C5orf24 homolog isoform X2, with product MFRRQDLPGMHKMMRPVASNNVAFCGSGKSSCLGQDSMRSVEQFGLYATQPSKYSHTVSHKNISCQTQETINEAHLQTTSSRDLDSKSDLKKKKTLGRSGKRGRPSGTTKLAGYRTSTGRPLGTTKAAGFKTSPGRPLGTTKAAGYKVSPGRPPGSIKALSRLANLGYTSNNAAFPYPTALSRELHSVVDTNVKHPVE from the exons ATGTTTCGACGTCAGGACCTGCCTGGAATGCAT AAAATGATGCGACCTGTCGCTAGTAACAATGTGGCTTTTTGTGGAAGTGGAAAGTCTTCCTGCCTTGGTCAAGACAGCATGAGAAGTGTGGAGCAATTTGGCTTGTACGCCACTCAGCCAAGTAAATACAGCCATACTGTTAGCCACAAGAACATCTCCTGTCAGACACAGGAAACCATCAATGAGGCACATTTGCAGACCACAAGCAGCAGGGACCTGGACTCAAAAAGTGATTTAAAGAAAAAGAAGACCCTTGGCAGATCCGGCAAACGTGGGAGACCATCTGGCACCACCAAATTGGCAGGTTACAGAACCAGCACCGGCAGACCTCTGGGAACCACCAAAGCTGCTGGCTTTAAAACAAGTCCTGGCAGACCATTGGGCACAACCAAAGCCGCTGGATACAAAGTCAGCCCAGGGAGACCTCCAGGTAGCATAAAAGCTCTATCACGGCTTGCAAATCTAGGTTACACAAGCAACAATGCAGCTTTTCCTTACCCCACAGCACTTAGCAGGGAACTCCATTCTGTTGTGGATACAAACGTCAAACATCCTGTTGAGTAG
- the C3H5orf24 gene encoding UPF0461 protein C5orf24 homolog isoform X4 encodes MMRPVASNNVAFCGSGKSSCLGQDSMRSVEQFGLYATQPSKYSHTVSHKNISCQTQETINEAHLQTTSSRDLDSKSDLKKKKTLGRSGKRGRPSGTTKLAGYRTSTGRPLGTTKAAGFKTSPGRPLGTTKAAGYKVSPGRPPGSIKALSRLANLGYTSNNAAFPYPTALSRELHSVVDTNVKHPVE; translated from the coding sequence ATGATGCGACCTGTCGCTAGTAACAATGTGGCTTTTTGTGGAAGTGGAAAGTCTTCCTGCCTTGGTCAAGACAGCATGAGAAGTGTGGAGCAATTTGGCTTGTACGCCACTCAGCCAAGTAAATACAGCCATACTGTTAGCCACAAGAACATCTCCTGTCAGACACAGGAAACCATCAATGAGGCACATTTGCAGACCACAAGCAGCAGGGACCTGGACTCAAAAAGTGATTTAAAGAAAAAGAAGACCCTTGGCAGATCCGGCAAACGTGGGAGACCATCTGGCACCACCAAATTGGCAGGTTACAGAACCAGCACCGGCAGACCTCTGGGAACCACCAAAGCTGCTGGCTTTAAAACAAGTCCTGGCAGACCATTGGGCACAACCAAAGCCGCTGGATACAAAGTCAGCCCAGGGAGACCTCCAGGTAGCATAAAAGCTCTATCACGGCTTGCAAATCTAGGTTACACAAGCAACAATGCAGCTTTTCCTTACCCCACAGCACTTAGCAGGGAACTCCATTCTGTTGTGGATACAAACGTCAAACATCCTGTTGAGTAG